One region of Ostrinia nubilalis chromosome 14, ilOstNubi1.1, whole genome shotgun sequence genomic DNA includes:
- the LOC135077841 gene encoding homeobox protein Nkx-2.2a-like — MMRMMGEGEMGYGDYYGYDNGWAAPAEYDPGYQIRQQQMEEDYRYNSYALLDSMKMPGQRPGFQISDILGLNEGKGLEAPTQPLSSLELPPYPPAQHYPHDLLRHHQPWLTLDHHEGNGIIGQQASPDSTSRASELSYIGASAASPNVTDPRVDHDHDHDNDHDIDHDDDTELDQPPNNNSDPNMAHKKRKRRVLFSKAQTYELERRFRQQRYLSAPEREHLASLIRLTPTQVKIWFQNHRYKTKRAVQEKGAHDMNVGGLNSPRRVAVPVLVKDGRPCLGKPDGLPPLGMSLPPYQPMHHQPSVAGHASQPSGCWW; from the exons ATGATGAGAATGATGGGCGAAGGCGAGATGGGCTACGGGGACTACTACGGCTACGACAACGGCTGGGCCGCGCCCGCGGAGTACGACCCGGGCTACCAGATCCGCCAGCAGCAGATGGAGGAGGACTACAGATACAACTCCTATGC TTTGCTGGACAGCATGAAGATGCCCGGCCAGCGGCCTGGGTTCCAGATCTCGGACATCCTGGGCCTGAACGAGGGCAAGGGGCTGGAGGCGCCCACGCAGCCGCTGAGCTCGCTGGAGCTGCCGCCCTACCCGCCCGCCCAACACTACCCCCATGACCTCTTGAGGCACCACCAGCCTTGGTTGACGTTAGACCACCACGAGGGAAATG GTATTATCGGGCAGCAAGCGAGTCCTGACAGTACATCTAGAGCATCCGAGCTGTCGTACATCGGCGCCTCGGCCGCCTCGCCCAACGTCACCGACCCTCGCGTCGACCACGACCACGACCACGACAACGACCACGATATCGACCACGACGACGACACGGAACTTGACCAGCCACCGAATAACAACTCTGACCCGAACATGGCTCACAAGAAACGCAAACGACGTGTTCTTTTCTCAAAAGCGCAGACCTACGAATTAGAGAGACGATTCCGGCAGCAGAGGTACCTCTCGGCTCCCGAGCGGGAACACCTGGCAAGCCTAATACGCCTCACGCCCACTCAGGTCAAGATATGGTTCCAGAACCACAGGTACAAGACGAAGCGGGCGGTGCAGGAGAAAGGTGCTCATGATATGAACGTCGGAGGGTTGAATTCGCCGCGACGCGTGGCCGTGCCCGTGCTGGTGAAAGACGGGCGGCCGTGCCTGGGCAAGCCCGACGGCCTGCCGCCGCTGGGCATGTCGCTGCCGCCCTACCAGCCCATGCACCACCAGCCGTCGGTGGCGGGCCACGCGTCGCAGCCCAGCGGCTGTTGGTGGTGA